TCTTTCCACTCGTATCGGTTGATAATAATTCAAGCCAATAAAATCATTTTTTTCGGCATTTTGTTTAATGATTTCAAATTCTTCAACCGTCCAATTAGGAGTCCATCCTTTTTCCTTTAATTCCTGCACAACATAAGACGGATACTCACCTTTTAAAACTGGATCATAGTACCAATACATTTCATATTCATTCGCATGATTTGCTGCTAGTATATTTTCTTTTTGATCATCCACACTATAAGCAGGTAAGAATACATGCGTAATGCCAATCTCTCCATATTGTTTCAACTGCTTGTACACAGCAACTGTTTTTGCATGTGCATAAAATACATAATGAGTCGCTTGAAAATACTTTGGAACATCATTTTGTATTCCAGGTGGATGTGCACCTTTTAAGTACCCTAATCCACAAAACATCACTGTCTCATTAAAAGTAATCCAATGTTTCACTCTATCACCAAACGCCTTAAAACAAATCTCTGCGTATTTTACGAAAGCTTCTGCTGTACGTTTATTCGTCCACCCACCATCTTTTTCTAAAGTTAATGGTAAATCCCAATGATATAAAGTGACAAACGGTACAATCCCGTATTTTAAACATTCATCAATTAAGTTGTTATAAAATTCGATTCCTTTTTCATTTACCTCTCCATCTCCAGTCGGCAATATTCTCGCCCAAGAAATAGAAAAGCGATACGATTCTAATCCCATCTCAGCCATTAAGCGAACATCTTCCTTATATCGATGATAATGATCAACAGCTACATCACCATTTGTTCCATTGTATGTTTTGCCAGGAATTTTTGAAAACTCATCCCAATTCGTAACACCTTTCCCATCTTCATTCCATGCACCTTCTACTTGATAAGAAGCTGAAGCAGCCCCGAAAAAAAAATCATGTGGAAACTTCATAGTATATACCTCCGTTTCATTACAATAAATTAAATTTATCACTACATATAAAATTTATAGGTACAAATTTTATATGTGTAATTATATCGCAAGTTTCGATTTTTTCCTATCATGAAAGTACGATATGTAAAACTATACCTAATGTTAATTTTTAGAAAACAAAAAAGAAGCGATTTATTTTATCGCTTCTTACTATTACAATCTTCATTCTTTTATAAGTGACTTATTCGCTCTTATAACTTCTTGATAAAGTATTGGTGACCATTTTTCATTTATATAATCTTGAATTATCCAGCCTACTCTTGTAGGATTCTTTTGTTTCATATAGTTTGCAATTTCAGGATTTATATAAGAGGCATAATAATATGGACTATTCCATGCTGTACCGCCAGAAGACAAGCTTGTAAAATTAATATACAGATGATTGAAATCTTCACTATTGTTAATCGTTTCATTTATCGTATCTTTAATAGATTTTACTTTCTCATCATAACTCACTTTATATTTATCTTGTACCGTTACATTTACATTTTGATTTACAGTTGTCGTAAACGTCTCATTATCTGGCCAATAAAAATTATTATATCCCCCAGATTCATTACTACCACTATATCTTTTTAGTAGTACAATTTTCCCTCGAGCATCTCCAAGTTTTATATTCCCTTCTGTTTTTAAAAAGATAGGATCAAGAAAATAATTTTTTCCAAACGTACTACTAAATGAATCTTCTGCCCCTTTCATATCCTCATACTCTTTTTTTAAAGACATAATAATCGTTTCACTTGGATTGTCTTTTAAAAATTGCTTCGCTTCATTTATAAATTCGTACAATGTTACATAAAGATATAATGGCCCATGATGAAGAACTATCGTATTATCATCTGTTAAACGCCCTCTAATATCAAAAATTCTAGCTCCGTGATCCATTTGGTAACGAAAATCATATTCTTGCGTCATTCCCCATACTTGCTTTATCGGATTTTGCAACTTGAACGTTCCACTATCATGTGTTCCTGGAATTGAAATTCGTGTTAATGGTATGTCATCAGGTATAGGTTGCATCCATTTTGACCAATTTTCAAGCCCATTACCTGAGCTAGCAGCAACTGCTTGCTTATCATTGAAAGCAAATACAAACGTGCTAAGTATAGTACTACATATGAATAATTTCAAAATAAACTTCTTATTACTCATTTTTATTCCTCTCTTTTTCTGTTTTTACATCAAACTTATTGAATATAATATAAGCTACTTAATAAATAATATTTCATAAATATGAAATATTACATAGAAGTAAAATTTAAAAATCATTCACATATTCTCAATGCATTAGGAAAATTTAAAGTCCCTTTCTACTAGATAAATTATAGTAATCAACAACATGAACTTCAATGTGTTTTTATATGCAATATTTCATATTTGGGTCCTACATGATATAAATAAAAAACTTATGATGATTATTTATTTCACACGTGCTAATATACTTATATTAAAATATAAATACATACCTTTTATACTCTGAACTACATTACTCAACAGTTAAAACTTAATTTTTTATTGGGAGGATTTACAATGAAATTATTAAAAATAAAACATATAATTCCTTTATCTGCAGCAGCAATTACATTCGTATGTAATCAAGGTGTAGCTGAGGCTTCCACCATTCATACAGTAAAAAAGAATGATACACTTTGGGGTATCAGTAAACAATATGGAGTTTCAATACAATCTATTAAACAAGCAAATAATAAAGGAAACGATCAAACTTTTATTGGTGAACAGTTAAATATTCCAGGATCCATGAAATCAAATGAGGTCACTGTTCATCAAAACGACAAACCTAAGAACATCTCTGGACAAATTATTTATCAAGTACAGCCGGGAGATTCATTAGAAACTATAGCAAAGCGTTACAATGTTACCGTTCAATCTATAAAACAAATTAACAATACAGTCGGAAACAAGCTTTATACAGGACAACATTTAAAAATCAATTCAAGTATTTCAGAAAAAGAAAAAGACTTAATGGCACGCTTAGTTACTGCTGAGGCAGGTGGCGAATCATATAAAGGAAAAGTAGCGGTGGCGAAAGTTATCTTGAATCGTGTAAATGCAAATGGTTTTCCAAATACAATAACAGGTGTTATTTATGAACCTATTAAACGCGGATATGCATTTACTCCTGTTACCGATGGTAGAATTAATCAGCCTGCAAGCGCAGAAGCAAAAATGGCAGTAGAAGAGGCTATCTCTACAAATGGAATACATTCTGATTGGCTTTATTTTTACAATCCAAAGACTTCAACAAACAAATGGATTACGACACGTCAAACAGTAGCGGTAATCGGTAACCACGTCTTCGCTAAATAAAACTATAATTCTCTTCAAATTTATGCACTTAACAACTATTTCAAATGATTAGCAGACCTCTTCACTTAAAAGGTCTGTTTTTTATATGTAAGATTTTATTAATCATATGACATAGTGATCATTTAAAACTATTTCTTATTTCAAATAAAAACATTTGTATTTACTCCACCACTCGGAGAAATTAAAAAAGCATCAAGTTCAAAAACTCCCTCTTTATTAATAAAAGCTATTTCTTAACTTCATAAAAGTGTTATACACTAAGAAAATAAAAAACAAACTATTCGTTAGCAGGTGAAAGAATATGTATGATGTTACAATTATCGGAGCTGGAGTGAGTAGCATTTTTATGGCTTATTCACTAGCTAAAAGTAATAAAAAGGTTTTAATTCTTGATAAAGGTAAAGCGCTAGAAGATCGCCATTGTCCTTTAGACCAAGGAAAAGTGTGTAATTGTACTACATGTGATAAATATTTCGGGTTTGGTGGTTTAGGAAAATCTGAAGGGAAATTTAATTATACAAACGGATTTGGCGGAGAACTTGAACAAAAAGTCGGTAAAGAAGGCTTTTTACAACTTATGGCTGAAGTAGATGAGATTCTATGTCAGTTCGGAGGAAATTCTGTTTCAAAATATTCTACAGAAAATCCAACTCTTAATAAGAGAGCTGAAACGTGTGGTTTACAAATGCTAACAACAGAAGTAAGGCATCTTGGTACTACACTTTCAAGTGACATTTTTCAGCATCTCTATGAATTTTTACTTACGAAAATAAATATCCAATTTCATATAGATGTACACCATATTATGAAACAGAAAGATCACTTTACAATAGAGACAAATGAAGGAACAGTTCAATCTAAGCAACTAGTATTTGCAACTGGGCGTTCCGGAGCGGATTGGCTAAAAGAAATGTGCACTTCTCTAAATATTTCTCAAGAGCAAACCCGTGTAGATTTAGGTATTAGGATAGAGATGAAAGAACATCAATTACGTTCAATATTAAAAGATACATTTGAGACAAAACTTTCTTATCAGCATGAACATTTCACGGCTACTACTTACTGTATGAATCCAAAAGGACGCATTATTCGAAAGTACGAAGAAGGTTTAGTTATGCCTGACGGTCAAAATTTTCGAGAGCAAGGCGCTGGCACTCCTAACTTAAATTTCACTTTATTTATCCCGCGCTATTTTCCAACTCTCAAAGAAGCAAATGTATACGCAAGTTCAATTATTAAAAGCATTAACCAAGGACGAGATCGGATTGTTATACAGCGTTTAGAGGACTTAATAAAGAAACAACCTACAACGGAGAACAACATGAAACATAATCGTATACAGCCTACACTACATGGAGATTATGGAGATTTGAATAAGGAAATCCCTCAATTATATATTGAAGGACTCAAAAAATTTTTATTACGTTTAGAACAATTTATCCAAGAACCTATCGATAAAGATACTTTATTATATGGAATTGATGGAAAGTTCTATGCTCCTACAATAAAAATCAATAACCATTTTGAAACAAGTATGGATGGGCTATTTTTAATTGGAGATTGTTCAGGCGTCACTCATTCATTATCTCAAGCAGCTGCAAGTGGTCTGCATGTTGGAAAATATTTATCAGACATTTAATTACTCTAATCAAATGGAAAGGGAGCAACTAATTGCTATTGCTCCCTTTTCCCTATTACTTTTCTTATAACACATGATGCAATCTGCTATTAAAAAGAACATACATATTATACAGATGTAAACAAAAAACAACTCCAAAATCAACTTTTATTGTATATTTTGGAGTTACTTTACGTTTATTCTATAATTGTTTCTAAAGGTAAATCTGTATAGGAATTATCCTCACCTATATTCAAGATTACTTCACATTGACGTAATCTCAATTCAAAGAGCTTTATAGGATCATGATAAACTTCAGGGTTTGATTTCATTTTATGCAGCTTATCTTGTTTTTCTTTTATTTCTAAATGAGTATTTTCTACAGCTTGTTCCAACGCGCCAAATGGATTTCTAAAGAACATATTAATATCCCGCTCTTGTGTGTTTTCAAACAGCTCAAACTGCAAGAAAAATTTCTTCATAATAGAAGCCGTTACATCGGTATAATCTTCATTTTCTAAATACTGTTTGTATTTGTTATATAGCATAGCTTTATTTTTAGGAAGAACTCCAAATAATTTACCGGCACTTTTCAGTAAAAATTGTGCTGGTGTAAATCGGCGTAAAATATTTACTTCTTCCATTTGTATTCTAGTTGTCATTCTATCAGTATCTCTGCGCCAGTCATCAATTACTTTAAAGTCACATTCTAACTGTATTCGATTTTCTCCAAATAAAGAATTAAGTCCTTCACTGGTTTCTTCTAAGTACAATTGACTTTGAAGGAGCTCGTTATTAGAAGTCGCAATCCAATTTTGCATAGAGCGAGCAAGATTAGGTAATACAGTTTGTTCTAGATATTGTTGCACTCTTTCATTCATCGCTGTGTTTAGTTCAATATCAATGTGACCAAAATCGCTTTCTTCACTAATTAAATCGGAACAACTCTGCAATAGTTTCGGAATATGTTCTGTAAGATCATTAGTAATTTCATTTTTCATTGTACGATATGATTCTGTAATTAAATGAATTTTTTCCTTCTCAAAAGCAGTAAGGTTATTAATACAACCATTTAGTTTAACTAACATATCTTCATTCCAATTAATAGAATCCACTAGATTATTTTCCCTCTCAACGCGTTTATCCAAAAGATATGTAATTGTTTTTCGAATGAAAAATAATAGCTTTTCAGTACGTTCTGCATCGATATTTTTATGGTTAAAGTTAAAATGAATAAACTCAGTTAAATCGTTTAGTTGTTTACTATTTGTATATAACGAAGAATAAGGGAAAATTCTTGCATTAGGGAAATATGTGTTTATTCTCACTTGCGTATCTTGTATAACTCTTTTTGCTTCTGCTTCATTGTAAATGTTATCGATTTTATTCAATAAGAAATGAACTTGTAGATTTGGTGTATGTTCTTGAATACTTAATAGAATGTCACGTTCTTTGTCAGTAAAAGGTGAATCCGTATTCAATACGAATAATAATTCATCTACAGAGTTTAAATATTCAAACACCTCATCTCTCGCGTCATTGTTCCTATTAAAGCTAGGTGTAACAACGAATGTAAGTTTGTTTTTACTTAAAAATCTGCATGGTAATTTAAATTCAATACATGCTCTATCTCTATATGTTTGACGGTGCACTGCCATCATGTTATGGAAATCAGAGAAATTCTCAGTTGTTGTAATTTCCGAATCTGTTATAGCGTTAATTTCTGTATAAGCGTCATTTTTAAAAACAACTACATTTGAGATTGAGTTTTCTAATATATTTTCTCCTAAAATAGAGTTAATAAATGACGCTTTTCCGTTTCCTGAAGTTCCAGTTACTAATACGCGATTTGTTTTTAAATCTGCAAGCTCGCCTACTAACCAGCTAAATCGGTGACCCATTTCTAAATCATGTTCTTGTGCCCACCCTGTAATAGATTCAAAAAGATGTAAACTATACTCTAAGCCATTCACATGATTAATAGAATATGACAGTAGGTTTTCCGCATATTTTATATCCGCTGAATCTATTTTGGAAGGAAAAATCTCATCCCATGCCAATACTGCTGCAGATGGAAATACAGCATGAGAGGGATTGACTACCTTTAACCAATTTGTTAACAGATTTGGAATAATATCGTGTAATTGTCTAAGCATATATTGACCTTGAATTAATTCAAAGTATGTTTCTTCGTAAAGAGAAGAAATTTCGTCCCATATATCGGACGAATGCATTTCGATATGTATGAAAAATTCATTTATTGTGTTAAGCCATAATAAGTAATTTTGTTCATCTTTATAGCTGTGCCAAAGTGATGAAACCATTTGTGTAAATTGCACTTGATCTACATTATTTAATGTAACTAATACTGTATAAAAATAATCTGGTGAAATATTTTTAGTAAATCCTTTATCGATATATTCTTTTAGAACCTCAAACCACGGATAAGATTCTGTTCGAATTAACTCGTTCACAGCAAGCTCTACTGCACTATCAAAATCTTGCTGTTCTTCATAAAAGGAACGTGCAATTGTTGTGACGCTTGGATAATCGGGATTTAAAGAAACCGCTTCTTTTATAACAGCGAAAGCTGAATCAAAATTATTTTGCTCGATGTAAAGAGACAGTAATTGCAGTACAATTTCGGTCATAAGTATTTTGTTATCAGTAGTAATGGAAGTATACACATTTTCAGCAACTGGTAATTGGTTAAGTTCGAAGTAAGCATCCGCAATATTTTTTTGTGCCCATGGCGCTAATTCATTACTAACTTTCTCCCATTTAAAAATAGCTGCTTCAAAATCTTGATGGTGATAATAAAATTCACCTTGTGCAAAACGAATATAAGATCCATCAGAAATCTCATTTTTTTCTTCGTTTACATAAGCTTCTCCAAGTACTTGAAGAGGTGGGTGTGTTTCATTCTCCATTAAGAATGTTTCATAATACATCTTTTTTATTAATTGTTTTTCTAATCTCATCTTTTCCCCCACTATATCTCGAAAATACATTTTTCGAGATATGTCAATACTTTTTTGTATGTATGCTTTTTATCTTAACAAAGAATTCCTTTTGGAAAATTTCATTTTCCTTTCATTTTTCAAGTAAGATTGAATTTTTATGAGAAAAGTTTCAGTTCTTTTTCAATTCCCTTTCAGTTGTGAAACAATATTAAATGTTCCTAATAGCTTAATACGAGTATAATATCCACATTAAATTATTAGGAATATAACATATAGAATACATTATAAAAACAATCTATATTGAATATATATGCGACGTTTCCTTCGTTGATAAATAAAATAACCTACCAAATAATGGTTTTTAGATGGACCGAGATGCCACATCCCTTTAAAATATTTCAGTATCTATGTAATTAAATTCCATTAATATTTATAAATAACTAGTCCAAAAAAATATATATGCATATCATGTTATAGTAAAGAACTTAGGAAATCCTAAAAAGGAGGCATTCTCATGTTTGAAGATAAATCTAAAATAAATTACCCATATGAATTTACCGAAACTACAACAATCCCCATAAAAAACCCAGTTTATAAACAATACAAAAATGGTACAGGTACACATAATTTTCCAATAACAAAACATTACAAAGAAAAAGTTCTATATACTGAAAAAATTAATAATAACAAAAATAAATAATTCTATAGAGCATCATTGTGACCATGCACAGTTACGTTTTAAGTAGTGTCTAAATCTTGATTTTTCAGCTCACACACCCTTTAAAAAGGAGAGTTTACTAGAAAACTTTCCTTTTTAAAAGTGCTGATATAGCACGCTTTTTTCATTCTTAGTAGGATTTGATAACAGGATAAAGTAACCATAGTCAAGAAATTAATTCCTTCAAAAATGAATAAATACTAAAAACAAAATACCTTTATAACCTCTTAAATACTCTTTCCAATTCTTATTTCAAAACTAAACTGCTTCACACTCATTGAACAATAACAAATCTACATAAAAAAAGAGAGCAACTAATTACTGTTGCTCCCTTTGCAATCTAACTTTATCTTTATTAAATCCAAAACATTTTAGAAGAAAACAACTTCCCCTACATAACCCTCTTAAACATCTTCTCCAATTCATAAGTAGAATGATGCACCAGAATCGGTCTTCCATGCGGACATGTATACGGGTTTGTCGTCGTACGAAGTTCTTCAAGTAAAGCAAATATTTGATCGTTCGTTAAATATTGATTTGCTTTTATGGAAGCTTTACAGCTCATCATGATGGCTGCTTCTTCTCGTAGTTTTTTAATATCTACTTTTTTTAGTTTGACAACTTGCTCCATCATTTCATCGATAATTTCTGTTTCTTGTCCTTTCGGGAACCACGTTGGGTGCGAACGGACGATAAAGGATTGATGGCCGAATTGCTCCAAAAATAGTCCAACTTTTTTTAGTTCTTCTAACTGCTCTTCGACACGTAAAAATTCGGTAAGAGATAAATCAATACGATACGGTACAAGTAATTCTTGTACTTCTTGCGTAACTCGTCCCACTTTATCACGGAAATATTCATAATTGATGCGTTCCTGCGCTGCGTGCTGGTCGATCATATATAACCCTTTATCATTTTGAGCAAAAATATATGTTCCGTGCATTTGGCCAATTGGATAAAGCGGTGGTAAGTCATTACCGTTCATTTCAATCTCTTTTATTTCTCCAACTTCTTCTTCCAATTCCTCTAATTCAAAATCCTCTTCATTACTGTTCCATGATTTTTCTTCCCTGATCGGTTCTTCGATTATCGGTTTAGTAGTAGTTGGTTGCCAGCCTTCTTCTTCTCTTACCAGCGACTGTGGTGGCTGCCATTCTTGCTTCGGCGGTTGCCAAAGTTGCGCTGGCTGTTTTACAGTCGTTGTTTCTTCTTGTTTCTCATCCATTCCAGTCGGTAAAACGATGTTGGGCATTGGCGGTTCTTTCGGTTTTGTATGCTCAAACTGGAACTGCCCTTGCACACTTTCGTCTTTTTCTTTTTTCTTCGTTGTTACTCCTGCATCTGGAATGAGCTGTATTTTTTTGAATGTATCTTGCAATGTTTCTTCGATAAGTTTTAGCAATTCTTGTTCTTTACTAAAGCGAACTTCTAATTTTGCTGGATGTACGTTGACATCAACAAGCATTGGATCCATTTCAATTGATAAGAAGCCGATTGGGTATCGTCCGATTGGCAGTAACGTATGATATCCTTGCTGAATTGCTTTCATTAATACGAAATTTCGAACGTAACGGCCATTTACAATCGTTGACATATAGTTACGAGACGCTCTCGTTACTTCAGGCAATGTTACATAACCTTTAATGGTAAAGTCTAGAGACTCAGCTTCAATCGGAATCAGCTTCTTCGCAACTTGAATGCTGTAAATCGATGCAAGTACTTGTCTTACATCACCGTTTCCTGATGTGTGAAGCAATTTCTTTTCATTATGAAACAGTTTTAACGATACTTCTGGATGAGACATTGCAATACGATACACGATATCTGTAATGTTCCCAAGCTCTGTATGAATAGTTTTCATATATTTAAGGCGCGCTGGTGTATTAAAGAATAAGTTTTGTACTGTAATATCTGTTCCTTTTCGGCTCGCCGTTTTCTCTTGTCTTATAATGTCTCCACCTTTAATAATAAGGTGTGTACCAGGCGCATCACCTGTGCTTGTGATTAATTCTAATTCACTTACAGAAGCAATACTCGGCAGGGCCTCTCCGCGGAAACCGAGCGTTCTTATACGAAATAAATCATTTTCATCTTTAATTTTGCTCGTTGCGTGGCGTTCAAATGCAACGATACAATCTTCTTCTGCAATGCCATCTCCATTATCAATGATGCGAATTTTCGATAATCCAGCTTCTTCTAAGTGGATTTCAATAGATGTACTATTCGCATCGATGGAATTTTCCACGAGTTCTTTTACGACTGAGGCAGGGCGCTCTACTACTTCCCCTGCCGCAATTAAGTTAGAGAGTTGGTCATCGAGTTTGCGAATTTTCCCCATCTACTTACTCATCCTTTCTTTAACTTTTTTTGTAGGCGATACAGTTCGTTCATCGCTTCTAAAGGTGTCATATCGAGTAAATCAATCTTTTTAATTTGTGCAAGTACTGCCGTTTCTTTTTGATCGAGCACAGGCTTGTCTTGTTTTTTCGAAGACTGTTCTCCTCCAAAGAAAGATAGTTGTGATTCTTCTTCTTTCTCTTCTTGTATTTTTGCCGGTTCTTCTTTTACAACAACTGGTTCTGGAGCAACTTCTTGCACTTTCACTTTCACTTCTACTCGTTTCGGAATAATAATTTCTTCTTGTCCCTCTAGTTGCGCTAACACTTCTTTCGCGCGAGCGATTAAGCTATCTGGAAGCTCGGCAAGTTGAGCAACGTGAATTCCGTAACTTTTATCAGCCGCTCCATCTTGAATTTTATGAAGGAAAACTACTTTTCCATTCTCTTCAATTGCTGAAACATGTACATTCTTTAGTTGGTCTAAACTTTCTTCTAACACTGTTAATTCATGATAATGTGTAGAG
This Bacillus mycoides DNA region includes the following protein-coding sequences:
- a CDS encoding cell wall hydrolase, producing MKLLKIKHIIPLSAAAITFVCNQGVAEASTIHTVKKNDTLWGISKQYGVSIQSIKQANNKGNDQTFIGEQLNIPGSMKSNEVTVHQNDKPKNISGQIIYQVQPGDSLETIAKRYNVTVQSIKQINNTVGNKLYTGQHLKINSSISEKEKDLMARLVTAEAGGESYKGKVAVAKVILNRVNANGFPNTITGVIYEPIKRGYAFTPVTDGRINQPASAEAKMAVEEAISTNGIHSDWLYFYNPKTSTNKWITTRQTVAVIGNHVFAK
- a CDS encoding glycoside hydrolase family 1 protein codes for the protein MKFPHDFFFGAASASYQVEGAWNEDGKGVTNWDEFSKIPGKTYNGTNGDVAVDHYHRYKEDVRLMAEMGLESYRFSISWARILPTGDGEVNEKGIEFYNNLIDECLKYGIVPFVTLYHWDLPLTLEKDGGWTNKRTAEAFVKYAEICFKAFGDRVKHWITFNETVMFCGLGYLKGAHPPGIQNDVPKYFQATHYVFYAHAKTVAVYKQLKQYGEIGITHVFLPAYSVDDQKENILAANHANEYEMYWYYDPVLKGEYPSYVVQELKEKGWTPNWTVEEFEIIKQNAEKNDFIGLNYYQPIRVERYDMDIKNEEHSRENSTLAPGNPSFDGFYRTVKMDDKTYTKWGWEISPEGFLDGLHMLKARYGDIKMYVTENGLGDEDPIIDGEIVDVPRIKFIEEHLKVMKRAIQEGINLKGYYAWSVIDLLSWLNGYKKQYGFIFVDHNDNLKRKKKLSFHWYKHVIETRGEEL
- a CDS encoding phosphatidylinositol-specific phospholipase C translates to MSNKKFILKLFICSTILSTFVFAFNDKQAVAASSGNGLENWSKWMQPIPDDIPLTRISIPGTHDSGTFKLQNPIKQVWGMTQEYDFRYQMDHGARIFDIRGRLTDDNTIVLHHGPLYLYVTLYEFINEAKQFLKDNPSETIIMSLKKEYEDMKGAEDSFSSTFGKNYFLDPIFLKTEGNIKLGDARGKIVLLKRYSGSNESGGYNNFYWPDNETFTTTVNQNVNVTVQDKYKVSYDEKVKSIKDTINETINNSEDFNHLYINFTSLSSGGTAWNSPYYYASYINPEIANYMKQKNPTRVGWIIQDYINEKWSPILYQEVIRANKSLIKE
- a CDS encoding NAD(P)/FAD-dependent oxidoreductase, translating into MYDVTIIGAGVSSIFMAYSLAKSNKKVLILDKGKALEDRHCPLDQGKVCNCTTCDKYFGFGGLGKSEGKFNYTNGFGGELEQKVGKEGFLQLMAEVDEILCQFGGNSVSKYSTENPTLNKRAETCGLQMLTTEVRHLGTTLSSDIFQHLYEFLLTKINIQFHIDVHHIMKQKDHFTIETNEGTVQSKQLVFATGRSGADWLKEMCTSLNISQEQTRVDLGIRIEMKEHQLRSILKDTFETKLSYQHEHFTATTYCMNPKGRIIRKYEEGLVMPDGQNFREQGAGTPNLNFTLFIPRYFPTLKEANVYASSIIKSINQGRDRIVIQRLEDLIKKQPTTENNMKHNRIQPTLHGDYGDLNKEIPQLYIEGLKKFLLRLEQFIQEPIDKDTLLYGIDGKFYAPTIKINNHFETSMDGLFLIGDCSGVTHSLSQAAASGLHVGKYLSDI
- the mutL gene encoding DNA mismatch repair endonuclease MutL — its product is MGKIRKLDDQLSNLIAAGEVVERPASVVKELVENSIDANSTSIEIHLEEAGLSKIRIIDNGDGIAEEDCIVAFERHATSKIKDENDLFRIRTLGFRGEALPSIASVSELELITSTGDAPGTHLIIKGGDIIRQEKTASRKGTDITVQNLFFNTPARLKYMKTIHTELGNITDIVYRIAMSHPEVSLKLFHNEKKLLHTSGNGDVRQVLASIYSIQVAKKLIPIEAESLDFTIKGYVTLPEVTRASRNYMSTIVNGRYVRNFVLMKAIQQGYHTLLPIGRYPIGFLSIEMDPMLVDVNVHPAKLEVRFSKEQELLKLIEETLQDTFKKIQLIPDAGVTTKKKEKDESVQGQFQFEHTKPKEPPMPNIVLPTGMDEKQEETTTVKQPAQLWQPPKQEWQPPQSLVREEEGWQPTTTKPIIEEPIREEKSWNSNEEDFELEELEEEVGEIKEIEMNGNDLPPLYPIGQMHGTYIFAQNDKGLYMIDQHAAQERINYEYFRDKVGRVTQEVQELLVPYRIDLSLTEFLRVEEQLEELKKVGLFLEQFGHQSFIVRSHPTWFPKGQETEIIDEMMEQVVKLKKVDIKKLREEAAIMMSCKASIKANQYLTNDQIFALLEELRTTTNPYTCPHGRPILVHHSTYELEKMFKRVM
- a CDS encoding dynamin family protein, translated to MRLEKQLIKKMYYETFLMENETHPPLQVLGEAYVNEEKNEISDGSYIRFAQGEFYYHHQDFEAAIFKWEKVSNELAPWAQKNIADAYFELNQLPVAENVYTSITTDNKILMTEIVLQLLSLYIEQNNFDSAFAVIKEAVSLNPDYPSVTTIARSFYEEQQDFDSAVELAVNELIRTESYPWFEVLKEYIDKGFTKNISPDYFYTVLVTLNNVDQVQFTQMVSSLWHSYKDEQNYLLWLNTINEFFIHIEMHSSDIWDEISSLYEETYFELIQGQYMLRQLHDIIPNLLTNWLKVVNPSHAVFPSAAVLAWDEIFPSKIDSADIKYAENLLSYSINHVNGLEYSLHLFESITGWAQEHDLEMGHRFSWLVGELADLKTNRVLVTGTSGNGKASFINSILGENILENSISNVVVFKNDAYTEINAITDSEITTTENFSDFHNMMAVHRQTYRDRACIEFKLPCRFLSKNKLTFVVTPSFNRNNDARDEVFEYLNSVDELLFVLNTDSPFTDKERDILLSIQEHTPNLQVHFLLNKIDNIYNEAEAKRVIQDTQVRINTYFPNARIFPYSSLYTNSKQLNDLTEFIHFNFNHKNIDAERTEKLLFFIRKTITYLLDKRVERENNLVDSINWNEDMLVKLNGCINNLTAFEKEKIHLITESYRTMKNEITNDLTEHIPKLLQSCSDLISEESDFGHIDIELNTAMNERVQQYLEQTVLPNLARSMQNWIATSNNELLQSQLYLEETSEGLNSLFGENRIQLECDFKVIDDWRRDTDRMTTRIQMEEVNILRRFTPAQFLLKSAGKLFGVLPKNKAMLYNKYKQYLENEDYTDVTASIMKKFFLQFELFENTQERDINMFFRNPFGALEQAVENTHLEIKEKQDKLHKMKSNPEVYHDPIKLFELRLRQCEVILNIGEDNSYTDLPLETIIE